The nucleotide sequence ACCGGTGCGCGTTTACCTTAAGGGTTTAACCAGTCTAGATGCCGACGCCCTTGTTAAGTCGATGGGCAAACGGGTTAAAACTTTATTCCTCTGCAACCCTAACAACCCGACCGGTAGCTTAACGCCGGCTAAAACCCTCCTGGAGCTGGTGGAGGCGGCCTTGGATAAGGGGGTTTACGTGCTTTTAGACGAGAGCTTCGTGGAGTTTACCGATCAACCCTTAGCCCATACGCTGGTTAAGGAGGCCGTTAAACTCCCTAACCTCGTGGTTTTAAGGTCCTTAACGAAGCCCTACGGAATGCCCGGGGTAAGGGTTGGTTACGGCGTAGCGGCGGCGGGTGTTGCTAAACTGCTCTTAAGGGCTAGGATGCCTTGGGGTATAAGCCTCCTAGACC is from Candidatus Nezhaarchaeales archaeon and encodes:
- a CDS encoding histidinol-phosphate transaminase; amino-acid sequence: MVLPRRKLPRCVHGGDVWGASRLLGVSVNEVLDFSSNANPLGPPPAVLKALTGNYLDIRFYPDPEALSLRELIASQVGVSSANVVVGRGVTELIYLFAELFSKRGEAVIAAPTYGEYEAAVKRFGGKPVRVYLKGLTSLDADALVKSMGKRVKTLFLCNPNNPTGSLTPAKTLLELVEAALDKGVYVLLDESFVEFTDQPLAHTLVKEAVKLPNLVVLRSLTKPYGMPGVRVGYGVAAAGVAKLLLRARMPWGISLLD